A genomic window from Salvia miltiorrhiza cultivar Shanhuang (shh) chromosome 5, IMPLAD_Smil_shh, whole genome shotgun sequence includes:
- the LOC130986842 gene encoding SH2 domain-containing protein B isoform X1, giving the protein MSDFSGVEEKDYVSLKNLKVEFRRDDDAEEADGCFALCFWIYIDSCVSFPSSILVQKHPDVTCNMPFLYLDDKKKMKLFPLLFMHKEAPSPDNPTPSTEIPCASTEIEFPMKKWVHVGCEVLRDLMRLHVDGEIVGENPLTCSFNKDLHTEGLKRLCLACPDENEDILHGYVHGLDIMFRKPAIKNHYVKDPPLQLSIDHSSASEIEEDSDGVWSIVGGKQASCRRIFSLDVVLLDAFGGHVNKELEVVASLLYADNGVPVENTTDAEPPLLMNCDGIEYASHNRLCKLINGRASFKLKISQLSSKCDNRLFQIMFDVPGLGKYPFLGTLSLPIRCVSRSRNTRTASITLRKSSNRTYYGNGCESPSPDDGSMQLITNIVREAKPSPSSKRIKLGQDVPFVMFKEEVSQANKVHHSHGWTANQDNAHAMSMKRKPEDHCGTENNSCASDNSEATNSDPRSMLSVSSPISDLIIFKYCLGGPAEKWHLLKEIAISATEEQLTHFEKQVSLFSGCLHHRHQIKMAKRLVEEGIQAWTSVSGNNHHVLWENLAFSINEQFMKIACSTRPLMDQDLECLRRITGCRDAVLQEGFERMWSWLFPVAFTLSQSAVNAMWDSMSPMWIEGFITKEEAESSLQGPGGLQDPGTFLLRFPTSRSWPHPDAGNLVVTYVDNDYTIRHRLLSFDFIHSSPSKETSVKPLQDLLLQEPKLSRLGRYGVDFSM; this is encoded by the exons ATGAGTGATTTCAGTGGGGTGGAGGAGAAAGATTATGTTTCCTTGAAGAATCTCAAAGTGGAATTCAGAAGAGATGACGATGCGGAGGAGGCAGATGGATGTTTCGCTCTGTGTTTCTGGATTTACATTGATAGTTGTGTTTCTTTCCCGTCTTCAATTCTTGTTCAG AAACACCCGGATGTCACTTGTAATATGCCTTTCCTGTACCTGGATGACAAGAAGAAAATGAAGCTCTTTCCTTTGCTGTTTATGCACAAAGAGGCTCCAAGTCCTGACAACCCAACTCCCTCGACTGAAATTCCATGCGCTTCCACTGAGATTGAGTTCCCTATGAAAAAATGGGTTCATGTTGGATGTGAG GTTTTGAGGGATCTCATGAGGCTTCATGTAGATGGAGAAATTGTCGGAGAAAATCCTTTGACTTGCTCATTTAACAAGGACTTGCACACAGAGGGTTTGAAAAGACTATGCTTGGCATGCCCCGATGAAAATGAAGATATATTACATGGTTATGTTCATGGGCTTGATATCATGTTCCGAAAACCAGCTATAAAAAATCACTATGTCAAG GATCCTCCATTACAACTGTCGATTGACCATTCAAGTGCATCAGAAATTGAAGAAGACAGCGATGGTGTGTGGAGCATTGTTGGGGGCAAG caGGCATCTTGCCGCAGGATATTTTCTCTGGATGTTGTGTTATTGGATGCATTTGGCGGTCATGTGAACAAAGAATTGGAG GTTGTGGCTTCTCTCCTGTATGCTGACAATGGAGTCCCTGTTGAGAACACTACTGATGCAGAACCTCCCCTTCTTATGAACTGCGATGGTATTGAATATGCTTCTCATAATAGACTGTGCAAACTGATCAACGGGCGCGCTTCTTTTAAGCTCAAGATATCGCAG CTTTCTTCGAAATGTGACAACAGGCTCTTCCAGATAATGTTTGACGTTCCAGGATTGGGAAAATACCCTTTCCTTGGGACCCTATCTCTTCCTATTCGTTGTGTTTCACGAAGTAGGAATACACGAACAGCTTCGATCACATTGAGAAAGTCATCCAATAGAACTTACTATGGGAATGGATGTGAATCGCCTAGTCCTGATGATGGATCAATGCAACTGATCACCAATATTGTTCGTGAAGCCAAACCAAGTCCATCATCAAAGCGGATCAAATTAGGACAAGACGTGCCATTTGTGATGTTCAAAGAAGAAGTTAGTCAAGCCAACAAAGTTCACCACTCTCATGGTTGGACTGCTAATCAG GATAATGCACATGCAATGAGTATGAAGAGGAAACCAGAAGATCATTGTGGAACAGAGAACAATTCATGTGCTTCCGATAATAGTGAAGCAACAAACTCTGATCCAAGAAGCATGCTCAGTGTTTCAAGTCCAATTTCAGATTTGATAATATTTAAATACTGCCTAGGAGGTCCAGCAGAGAAATGGCATCTTCTCAAGGAAATTGCGATTTCAGCTACTGAAGAGCAACTAACACATTTTGAAAAGCAGGTTTCCCTGTTTTCTGGATGCTTACATCATAG GCATCAAATAAAAATGGCAAAGAGATTGGTGGAGGAGGGGATTCAAGCTTGGACTTCAGTATCAGGGAACAACCATCACGTTCTGTGGGAGAATCTGGCTTTCAGTATTAATGAACAATTCATGAAGATAGCCTGCTCTACTCGTCCTTTAATGGATCAG GACCTTGAGTGTTTGAGGAGAATAACTGGCTGTCGGGATGCCGTTTTGCAAGAAGGTTTTGAGAGAATGTGGTCATGGTTATTCCCAGTAGCTTTTACCTTGTCACAAAGTGCGGTTAATGCAATGTGGGATTCAATGTCACCTATGTGGATCGAAGGTTTTATCACCAAAGAAGAAGCGGAATCTTCACTTCAAGGCCCAGGAGGTCTTCAAGATCCTGGAACATTTCTACTACGATTCCCTACGTCAAGGAGCTGGCCTCACCCAGATGCGGGTAACCTCGTTGTGACTTATGTTGACAACGACTACACCATTCGCCACAGGCTTCTCTCTTTTGATTTCATTCACAG CTCTCCTTCCAAGGAAACGAG
- the LOC130986842 gene encoding SH2 domain-containing protein A isoform X2: MSDFSGVEEKDYVSLKNLKVEFRRDDDAEEADGCFALCFWIYIDSCVSFPSSILVQKHPDVTCNMPFLYLDDKKKMKLFPLLFMHKEAPSPDNPTPSTEIPCASTEIEFPMKKWVHVGCEVLRDLMRLHVDGEIVGENPLTCSFNKDLHTEGLKRLCLACPDENEDILHGYVHGLDIMFRKPAIKNHYVKDPPLQLSIDHSSASEIEEDSDGVWSIVGGKASCRRIFSLDVVLLDAFGGHVNKELEVVASLLYADNGVPVENTTDAEPPLLMNCDGIEYASHNRLCKLINGRASFKLKISQLSSKCDNRLFQIMFDVPGLGKYPFLGTLSLPIRCVSRSRNTRTASITLRKSSNRTYYGNGCESPSPDDGSMQLITNIVREAKPSPSSKRIKLGQDVPFVMFKEEVSQANKVHHSHGWTANQDNAHAMSMKRKPEDHCGTENNSCASDNSEATNSDPRSMLSVSSPISDLIIFKYCLGGPAEKWHLLKEIAISATEEQLTHFEKQVSLFSGCLHHRHQIKMAKRLVEEGIQAWTSVSGNNHHVLWENLAFSINEQFMKIACSTRPLMDQDLECLRRITGCRDAVLQEGFERMWSWLFPVAFTLSQSAVNAMWDSMSPMWIEGFITKEEAESSLQGPGGLQDPGTFLLRFPTSRSWPHPDAGNLVVTYVDNDYTIRHRLLSFDFIHSSPSKETSVKPLQDLLLQEPKLSRLGRYGVDFSM; encoded by the exons ATGAGTGATTTCAGTGGGGTGGAGGAGAAAGATTATGTTTCCTTGAAGAATCTCAAAGTGGAATTCAGAAGAGATGACGATGCGGAGGAGGCAGATGGATGTTTCGCTCTGTGTTTCTGGATTTACATTGATAGTTGTGTTTCTTTCCCGTCTTCAATTCTTGTTCAG AAACACCCGGATGTCACTTGTAATATGCCTTTCCTGTACCTGGATGACAAGAAGAAAATGAAGCTCTTTCCTTTGCTGTTTATGCACAAAGAGGCTCCAAGTCCTGACAACCCAACTCCCTCGACTGAAATTCCATGCGCTTCCACTGAGATTGAGTTCCCTATGAAAAAATGGGTTCATGTTGGATGTGAG GTTTTGAGGGATCTCATGAGGCTTCATGTAGATGGAGAAATTGTCGGAGAAAATCCTTTGACTTGCTCATTTAACAAGGACTTGCACACAGAGGGTTTGAAAAGACTATGCTTGGCATGCCCCGATGAAAATGAAGATATATTACATGGTTATGTTCATGGGCTTGATATCATGTTCCGAAAACCAGCTATAAAAAATCACTATGTCAAG GATCCTCCATTACAACTGTCGATTGACCATTCAAGTGCATCAGAAATTGAAGAAGACAGCGATGGTGTGTGGAGCATTGTTGGGGGCAAG GCATCTTGCCGCAGGATATTTTCTCTGGATGTTGTGTTATTGGATGCATTTGGCGGTCATGTGAACAAAGAATTGGAG GTTGTGGCTTCTCTCCTGTATGCTGACAATGGAGTCCCTGTTGAGAACACTACTGATGCAGAACCTCCCCTTCTTATGAACTGCGATGGTATTGAATATGCTTCTCATAATAGACTGTGCAAACTGATCAACGGGCGCGCTTCTTTTAAGCTCAAGATATCGCAG CTTTCTTCGAAATGTGACAACAGGCTCTTCCAGATAATGTTTGACGTTCCAGGATTGGGAAAATACCCTTTCCTTGGGACCCTATCTCTTCCTATTCGTTGTGTTTCACGAAGTAGGAATACACGAACAGCTTCGATCACATTGAGAAAGTCATCCAATAGAACTTACTATGGGAATGGATGTGAATCGCCTAGTCCTGATGATGGATCAATGCAACTGATCACCAATATTGTTCGTGAAGCCAAACCAAGTCCATCATCAAAGCGGATCAAATTAGGACAAGACGTGCCATTTGTGATGTTCAAAGAAGAAGTTAGTCAAGCCAACAAAGTTCACCACTCTCATGGTTGGACTGCTAATCAG GATAATGCACATGCAATGAGTATGAAGAGGAAACCAGAAGATCATTGTGGAACAGAGAACAATTCATGTGCTTCCGATAATAGTGAAGCAACAAACTCTGATCCAAGAAGCATGCTCAGTGTTTCAAGTCCAATTTCAGATTTGATAATATTTAAATACTGCCTAGGAGGTCCAGCAGAGAAATGGCATCTTCTCAAGGAAATTGCGATTTCAGCTACTGAAGAGCAACTAACACATTTTGAAAAGCAGGTTTCCCTGTTTTCTGGATGCTTACATCATAG GCATCAAATAAAAATGGCAAAGAGATTGGTGGAGGAGGGGATTCAAGCTTGGACTTCAGTATCAGGGAACAACCATCACGTTCTGTGGGAGAATCTGGCTTTCAGTATTAATGAACAATTCATGAAGATAGCCTGCTCTACTCGTCCTTTAATGGATCAG GACCTTGAGTGTTTGAGGAGAATAACTGGCTGTCGGGATGCCGTTTTGCAAGAAGGTTTTGAGAGAATGTGGTCATGGTTATTCCCAGTAGCTTTTACCTTGTCACAAAGTGCGGTTAATGCAATGTGGGATTCAATGTCACCTATGTGGATCGAAGGTTTTATCACCAAAGAAGAAGCGGAATCTTCACTTCAAGGCCCAGGAGGTCTTCAAGATCCTGGAACATTTCTACTACGATTCCCTACGTCAAGGAGCTGGCCTCACCCAGATGCGGGTAACCTCGTTGTGACTTATGTTGACAACGACTACACCATTCGCCACAGGCTTCTCTCTTTTGATTTCATTCACAG CTCTCCTTCCAAGGAAACGAG
- the LOC130986842 gene encoding SH2 domain-containing protein A isoform X4, which produces MSDFSGVEEKDYVSLKNLKVEFRRDDDAEEADGCFALCFWIYIDSCVSFPSSILVQKHPDVTCNMPFLYLDDKKKMKLFPLLFMHKEAPSPDNPTPSTEIPCASTEIEFPMKKWVHVGCEVLRDLMRLHVDGEIVGENPLTCSFNKDLHTEGLKRLCLACPDENEDILHGYVHGLDIMFRKPAIKNHYVKDPPLQLSIDHSSASEIEEDSDGVWSIVGGKASCRRIFSLDVVLLDAFGGHVNKELEVVASLLYADNGVPVENTTDAEPPLLMNCDGIEYASHNRLCKLINGRASFKLKISQLSSKCDNRLFQIMFDVPGLGKYPFLGTLSLPIRCVSRSRNTRTASITLRKSSNRTYYGNGCESPSPDDGSMQLITNIVREAKPSPSSKRIKLGQDVPFVMFKEEVSQANKVHHSHGWTANQDNAHAMSMKRKPEDHCGTENNSCASDNSEATNSDPRSMLSVSSPISDLIIFKYCLGGPAEKWHLLKEIAISATEEQLTHFEKQVSLFSGCLHHRHQIKMAKRLVEEGIQAWTSVSGNNHHVLWENLAFSINEQFMKIACSTRPLMDQDLECLRRITGCRDAVLQEGFERMWSWLFPVAFTLSQSAVNAMWDSMSPMWIEGFITKEEAESSLQGPGGLQDPGTFLLRFPTSRSWPHPDAGNLVVTYVDNDYTIRHRLLSFDFIHSSPSKETSVKPLQDLLLQEPKLSRLGRVIRSE; this is translated from the exons ATGAGTGATTTCAGTGGGGTGGAGGAGAAAGATTATGTTTCCTTGAAGAATCTCAAAGTGGAATTCAGAAGAGATGACGATGCGGAGGAGGCAGATGGATGTTTCGCTCTGTGTTTCTGGATTTACATTGATAGTTGTGTTTCTTTCCCGTCTTCAATTCTTGTTCAG AAACACCCGGATGTCACTTGTAATATGCCTTTCCTGTACCTGGATGACAAGAAGAAAATGAAGCTCTTTCCTTTGCTGTTTATGCACAAAGAGGCTCCAAGTCCTGACAACCCAACTCCCTCGACTGAAATTCCATGCGCTTCCACTGAGATTGAGTTCCCTATGAAAAAATGGGTTCATGTTGGATGTGAG GTTTTGAGGGATCTCATGAGGCTTCATGTAGATGGAGAAATTGTCGGAGAAAATCCTTTGACTTGCTCATTTAACAAGGACTTGCACACAGAGGGTTTGAAAAGACTATGCTTGGCATGCCCCGATGAAAATGAAGATATATTACATGGTTATGTTCATGGGCTTGATATCATGTTCCGAAAACCAGCTATAAAAAATCACTATGTCAAG GATCCTCCATTACAACTGTCGATTGACCATTCAAGTGCATCAGAAATTGAAGAAGACAGCGATGGTGTGTGGAGCATTGTTGGGGGCAAG GCATCTTGCCGCAGGATATTTTCTCTGGATGTTGTGTTATTGGATGCATTTGGCGGTCATGTGAACAAAGAATTGGAG GTTGTGGCTTCTCTCCTGTATGCTGACAATGGAGTCCCTGTTGAGAACACTACTGATGCAGAACCTCCCCTTCTTATGAACTGCGATGGTATTGAATATGCTTCTCATAATAGACTGTGCAAACTGATCAACGGGCGCGCTTCTTTTAAGCTCAAGATATCGCAG CTTTCTTCGAAATGTGACAACAGGCTCTTCCAGATAATGTTTGACGTTCCAGGATTGGGAAAATACCCTTTCCTTGGGACCCTATCTCTTCCTATTCGTTGTGTTTCACGAAGTAGGAATACACGAACAGCTTCGATCACATTGAGAAAGTCATCCAATAGAACTTACTATGGGAATGGATGTGAATCGCCTAGTCCTGATGATGGATCAATGCAACTGATCACCAATATTGTTCGTGAAGCCAAACCAAGTCCATCATCAAAGCGGATCAAATTAGGACAAGACGTGCCATTTGTGATGTTCAAAGAAGAAGTTAGTCAAGCCAACAAAGTTCACCACTCTCATGGTTGGACTGCTAATCAG GATAATGCACATGCAATGAGTATGAAGAGGAAACCAGAAGATCATTGTGGAACAGAGAACAATTCATGTGCTTCCGATAATAGTGAAGCAACAAACTCTGATCCAAGAAGCATGCTCAGTGTTTCAAGTCCAATTTCAGATTTGATAATATTTAAATACTGCCTAGGAGGTCCAGCAGAGAAATGGCATCTTCTCAAGGAAATTGCGATTTCAGCTACTGAAGAGCAACTAACACATTTTGAAAAGCAGGTTTCCCTGTTTTCTGGATGCTTACATCATAG GCATCAAATAAAAATGGCAAAGAGATTGGTGGAGGAGGGGATTCAAGCTTGGACTTCAGTATCAGGGAACAACCATCACGTTCTGTGGGAGAATCTGGCTTTCAGTATTAATGAACAATTCATGAAGATAGCCTGCTCTACTCGTCCTTTAATGGATCAG GACCTTGAGTGTTTGAGGAGAATAACTGGCTGTCGGGATGCCGTTTTGCAAGAAGGTTTTGAGAGAATGTGGTCATGGTTATTCCCAGTAGCTTTTACCTTGTCACAAAGTGCGGTTAATGCAATGTGGGATTCAATGTCACCTATGTGGATCGAAGGTTTTATCACCAAAGAAGAAGCGGAATCTTCACTTCAAGGCCCAGGAGGTCTTCAAGATCCTGGAACATTTCTACTACGATTCCCTACGTCAAGGAGCTGGCCTCACCCAGATGCGGGTAACCTCGTTGTGACTTATGTTGACAACGACTACACCATTCGCCACAGGCTTCTCTCTTTTGATTTCATTCACAG CTCTCCTTCCAAGGAAACGAG
- the LOC130986842 gene encoding SH2 domain-containing protein A isoform X3, with the protein MSDFSGVEEKDYVSLKNLKVEFRRDDDAEEADGCFALCFWIYIDSCVSFPSSILVQKHPDVTCNMPFLYLDDKKKMKLFPLLFMHKEAPSPDNPTPSTEIPCASTEIEFPMKKWVHVGCEVLRDLMRLHVDGEIVGENPLTCSFNKDLHTEGLKRLCLACPDENEDILHGYVHGLDIMFRKPAIKNHYVKDPPLQLSIDHSSASEIEEDSDGVWSIVGGKQASCRRIFSLDVVLLDAFGGHVNKELEVVASLLYADNGVPVENTTDAEPPLLMNCDGIEYASHNRLCKLINGRASFKLKISQLSSKCDNRLFQIMFDVPGLGKYPFLGTLSLPIRCVSRSRNTRTASITLRKSSNRTYYGNGCESPSPDDGSMQLITNIVREAKPSPSSKRIKLGQDVPFVMFKEEVSQANKVHHSHGWTANQDNAHAMSMKRKPEDHCGTENNSCASDNSEATNSDPRSMLSVSSPISDLIIFKYCLGGPAEKWHLLKEIAISATEEQLTHFEKQVSLFSGCLHHRHQIKMAKRLVEEGIQAWTSVSGNNHHVLWENLAFSINEQFMKIACSTRPLMDQDLECLRRITGCRDAVLQEGFERMWSWLFPVAFTLSQSAVNAMWDSMSPMWIEGFITKEEAESSLQGPGGLQDPGTFLLRFPTSRSWPHPDAGNLVVTYVDNDYTIRHRLLSFDFIHSSPSKETSVKPLQDLLLQEPKLSRLGRVIRSE; encoded by the exons ATGAGTGATTTCAGTGGGGTGGAGGAGAAAGATTATGTTTCCTTGAAGAATCTCAAAGTGGAATTCAGAAGAGATGACGATGCGGAGGAGGCAGATGGATGTTTCGCTCTGTGTTTCTGGATTTACATTGATAGTTGTGTTTCTTTCCCGTCTTCAATTCTTGTTCAG AAACACCCGGATGTCACTTGTAATATGCCTTTCCTGTACCTGGATGACAAGAAGAAAATGAAGCTCTTTCCTTTGCTGTTTATGCACAAAGAGGCTCCAAGTCCTGACAACCCAACTCCCTCGACTGAAATTCCATGCGCTTCCACTGAGATTGAGTTCCCTATGAAAAAATGGGTTCATGTTGGATGTGAG GTTTTGAGGGATCTCATGAGGCTTCATGTAGATGGAGAAATTGTCGGAGAAAATCCTTTGACTTGCTCATTTAACAAGGACTTGCACACAGAGGGTTTGAAAAGACTATGCTTGGCATGCCCCGATGAAAATGAAGATATATTACATGGTTATGTTCATGGGCTTGATATCATGTTCCGAAAACCAGCTATAAAAAATCACTATGTCAAG GATCCTCCATTACAACTGTCGATTGACCATTCAAGTGCATCAGAAATTGAAGAAGACAGCGATGGTGTGTGGAGCATTGTTGGGGGCAAG caGGCATCTTGCCGCAGGATATTTTCTCTGGATGTTGTGTTATTGGATGCATTTGGCGGTCATGTGAACAAAGAATTGGAG GTTGTGGCTTCTCTCCTGTATGCTGACAATGGAGTCCCTGTTGAGAACACTACTGATGCAGAACCTCCCCTTCTTATGAACTGCGATGGTATTGAATATGCTTCTCATAATAGACTGTGCAAACTGATCAACGGGCGCGCTTCTTTTAAGCTCAAGATATCGCAG CTTTCTTCGAAATGTGACAACAGGCTCTTCCAGATAATGTTTGACGTTCCAGGATTGGGAAAATACCCTTTCCTTGGGACCCTATCTCTTCCTATTCGTTGTGTTTCACGAAGTAGGAATACACGAACAGCTTCGATCACATTGAGAAAGTCATCCAATAGAACTTACTATGGGAATGGATGTGAATCGCCTAGTCCTGATGATGGATCAATGCAACTGATCACCAATATTGTTCGTGAAGCCAAACCAAGTCCATCATCAAAGCGGATCAAATTAGGACAAGACGTGCCATTTGTGATGTTCAAAGAAGAAGTTAGTCAAGCCAACAAAGTTCACCACTCTCATGGTTGGACTGCTAATCAG GATAATGCACATGCAATGAGTATGAAGAGGAAACCAGAAGATCATTGTGGAACAGAGAACAATTCATGTGCTTCCGATAATAGTGAAGCAACAAACTCTGATCCAAGAAGCATGCTCAGTGTTTCAAGTCCAATTTCAGATTTGATAATATTTAAATACTGCCTAGGAGGTCCAGCAGAGAAATGGCATCTTCTCAAGGAAATTGCGATTTCAGCTACTGAAGAGCAACTAACACATTTTGAAAAGCAGGTTTCCCTGTTTTCTGGATGCTTACATCATAG GCATCAAATAAAAATGGCAAAGAGATTGGTGGAGGAGGGGATTCAAGCTTGGACTTCAGTATCAGGGAACAACCATCACGTTCTGTGGGAGAATCTGGCTTTCAGTATTAATGAACAATTCATGAAGATAGCCTGCTCTACTCGTCCTTTAATGGATCAG GACCTTGAGTGTTTGAGGAGAATAACTGGCTGTCGGGATGCCGTTTTGCAAGAAGGTTTTGAGAGAATGTGGTCATGGTTATTCCCAGTAGCTTTTACCTTGTCACAAAGTGCGGTTAATGCAATGTGGGATTCAATGTCACCTATGTGGATCGAAGGTTTTATCACCAAAGAAGAAGCGGAATCTTCACTTCAAGGCCCAGGAGGTCTTCAAGATCCTGGAACATTTCTACTACGATTCCCTACGTCAAGGAGCTGGCCTCACCCAGATGCGGGTAACCTCGTTGTGACTTATGTTGACAACGACTACACCATTCGCCACAGGCTTCTCTCTTTTGATTTCATTCACAG CTCTCCTTCCAAGGAAACGAG